One genomic window of Pseudokineococcus lusitanus includes the following:
- a CDS encoding acylphosphatase — translation MSADAGDAAVVRVLAHVRGTVQGVGFRWWTRARSLELGLVGTARNLPDGRVEVDAQGPRAACDALVALLRAPDGVDAAGRRPGSVTGVAVQELPARPGTTGFREA, via the coding sequence GTGAGCGCCGACGCCGGTGACGCGGCCGTCGTGCGGGTGCTGGCCCACGTGCGCGGCACCGTGCAGGGCGTCGGCTTCCGCTGGTGGACGCGCGCCCGCTCCCTCGAGCTCGGCCTCGTCGGCACGGCGCGCAACCTCCCCGACGGCCGCGTCGAGGTCGACGCCCAGGGCCCCCGCGCCGCCTGCGACGCCCTCGTCGCCCTGCTCCGCGCGCCCGACGGCGTCGACGCCGCCGGCCGCCGCCCCGGCTCCGTCACCGGCGTCGCGGTGCAGGAGCTGCCCGCCCGCCCGGGCACCACGGGGTTCCGCGAGGCCTGA
- a CDS encoding ABC transporter permease: protein MSTPTTTATGARPPAGRPSAQGTSARGAWRVVAQRELLVKLRDKVFVGSFVVLLVLSVAGVVAGAVLGGRTSTTELAVVAGDDRAAAVATTTGALLGPDEELRVVEVPDEAAAEAAVAAGDVDAALLPAATGEGLELVGDEEVGGALSSLVPVAAERDALERGAAAAGTTPEALLAGADVTERLLDPSEADPVATTLAPLVFGFLFYLVAIQFGMAIAQSVVEEKQSRVVEILAAVVPLRALLLGKVVANGALALAQVAVLAGVVLVGLAVTGNGALLAAVGAPVLWFVLFFVLGFVALACVWAVAGSVATRTEDLQATTTPLLVALLAAFYAGIFGSGWVLVVASYVPIASTVAMPTRLVAGEAAWWEPLLSAGLVLLAAVVLVRVGARLYERSLLRTDRRSSVRELLREQG, encoded by the coding sequence ATGAGCACGCCCACCACCACCGCCACCGGGGCCCGCCCGCCCGCCGGGCGCCCGTCGGCGCAGGGCACGTCCGCGAGGGGCGCCTGGCGCGTCGTCGCGCAGCGCGAGCTGCTCGTCAAGCTGCGCGACAAGGTCTTCGTCGGCTCCTTCGTCGTCCTCCTCGTGCTCTCGGTCGCGGGCGTCGTGGCCGGCGCCGTGCTCGGCGGGCGGACGTCCACCACCGAGCTGGCCGTCGTCGCGGGCGACGACCGCGCCGCGGCCGTGGCGACGACGACCGGGGCGCTCCTCGGCCCCGACGAGGAGCTCCGGGTCGTCGAGGTGCCGGACGAGGCGGCCGCCGAGGCCGCCGTCGCGGCGGGCGACGTCGACGCCGCGCTGCTGCCGGCGGCCACGGGCGAGGGGCTGGAGCTCGTCGGCGACGAGGAGGTGGGCGGGGCGCTCTCCTCGCTCGTGCCCGTCGCCGCCGAGCGCGACGCCCTCGAGCGCGGCGCGGCCGCGGCCGGGACGACGCCCGAGGCCCTCCTCGCGGGGGCCGACGTCACCGAGCGGCTGCTCGACCCGTCCGAGGCCGACCCCGTCGCGACGACGCTGGCCCCGCTCGTCTTCGGCTTCCTCTTCTACCTCGTGGCCATCCAGTTCGGCATGGCCATCGCCCAGAGCGTCGTCGAGGAGAAGCAGAGCCGGGTCGTCGAGATCCTCGCGGCGGTCGTGCCGCTGCGGGCGCTCCTGCTCGGGAAGGTCGTCGCCAACGGGGCGCTGGCGCTGGCGCAGGTGGCCGTGCTCGCCGGCGTCGTGCTGGTGGGCCTCGCCGTCACGGGCAACGGCGCGCTGCTCGCCGCGGTGGGGGCCCCGGTGCTGTGGTTCGTCCTCTTCTTCGTCCTCGGGTTCGTGGCGCTCGCCTGCGTCTGGGCCGTCGCCGGCTCGGTCGCCACCCGCACGGAGGACCTCCAGGCCACGACGACGCCGCTGCTCGTCGCGCTGCTCGCCGCCTTCTACGCCGGGATCTTCGGCAGCGGGTGGGTCCTCGTCGTGGCGTCCTACGTGCCGATCGCCTCGACCGTGGCGATGCCGACGCGCCTCGTCGCCGGCGAGGCGGCGTGGTGGGAGCCCCTGCTGTCCGCGGGGCTCGTGCTGCTGGCCGCCGTCGTCCTCGTGCGGGTGGGCGCGCGCCTCTACGAGCGCTCGCTGCTGCGCACGGACCGCCGCTCGTCGGTGCGGGAGCTGCTGCGCGAGCAGGGCTGA
- a CDS encoding sensor histidine kinase, producing MARPAAAPAADVPPGAPAAAAWVRPAPGRRGLLVDAGYAAVAVLACVLGLELTRAVAGMAAQLPQEVPGRVEDVAWTVLVALPLAVRRRLPLTAMVVSAGAFIGLGERYPASASTFTLNLTLFLVLLSGTAWARDRRRLAGVWVVVLVAMAGWYLLRVVLLPADVPATSSALVGLTALINVLYFAGALLGGRALWRAARDRDALARTAAELRREQGRTARAAVVAERLRIARELHDVVAHHVSTTGVQAAAARRVLERGPADEAALARATGALRQVEGSSRDAVAEMRDLLGVLRDPGEGARAGDGPAPAPERPQPSAQDLPALVEEVRARGLDVRLAVVGTPATLPATTGTTVHRLVQEALANVVRHSAAAGARVVVRWVAADGATPGHVEVEVVDDGPARTGTSGSGLGHRGMAERAALVGGAVETGRRPGGGYRVLARYPLVRAAGPVDRAVGDAAARPGVPA from the coding sequence GTGGCGCGGCCCGCGGCGGCACCGGCCGCGGACGTCCCCCCGGGGGCGCCCGCGGCCGCCGCATGGGTGCGCCCCGCCCCCGGCCGCCGCGGGCTCCTCGTCGACGCCGGGTACGCGGCCGTCGCCGTCCTCGCCTGCGTCCTCGGCCTCGAGCTGACCCGGGCCGTGGCGGGGATGGCGGCGCAGCTGCCCCAGGAGGTGCCCGGCCGCGTCGAGGACGTCGCGTGGACCGTCCTCGTCGCGCTGCCGCTGGCCGTGCGGCGACGCCTGCCCCTCACGGCGATGGTCGTCTCGGCCGGCGCCTTCATCGGCCTGGGGGAGCGGTACCCCGCCTCGGCCTCGACCTTCACCCTCAACCTCACGCTCTTCCTCGTCCTCCTCTCGGGGACGGCGTGGGCCCGCGACCGGCGGCGGCTCGCGGGCGTGTGGGTCGTCGTGCTCGTCGCGATGGCGGGCTGGTACCTCCTGCGCGTGGTGCTCCTGCCCGCCGACGTGCCCGCGACGTCGTCCGCGCTCGTCGGGCTCACCGCGCTCATCAACGTCCTCTACTTCGCCGGGGCGCTCCTCGGCGGGCGGGCGCTGTGGCGCGCGGCGCGGGACCGCGACGCTCTCGCCCGCACCGCCGCGGAGCTGCGCCGGGAGCAGGGGCGCACCGCCCGGGCCGCCGTCGTGGCCGAGCGCCTGCGCATCGCCCGCGAGCTGCACGACGTCGTCGCCCACCACGTCAGCACGACGGGCGTGCAGGCCGCCGCGGCCCGACGTGTCCTCGAGCGCGGGCCGGCCGACGAGGCGGCGCTGGCCCGGGCGACGGGCGCCCTGCGGCAGGTCGAGGGGTCCAGCCGGGACGCCGTCGCCGAGATGCGCGACCTGCTGGGGGTCCTGCGCGACCCCGGCGAGGGCGCCCGGGCGGGCGACGGGCCGGCCCCGGCCCCGGAGCGGCCGCAGCCGTCGGCGCAGGACCTCCCGGCCCTCGTCGAGGAGGTGCGCGCCCGCGGCCTCGACGTCCGGCTCGCGGTGGTCGGGACGCCGGCGACGCTGCCGGCGACGACCGGGACGACCGTGCACCGGCTCGTCCAGGAGGCGCTCGCCAACGTCGTCCGGCACTCCGCCGCGGCCGGCGCCCGCGTGGTCGTGCGGTGGGTGGCCGCCGACGGCGCCACGCCCGGGCACGTGGAGGTGGAGGTCGTCGACGACGGCCCCGCCCGCACCGGCACCTCCGGCTCGGGGCTCGGGCACCGCGGCATGGCCGAGCGGGCGGCGCTCGTCGGCGGCGCCGTGGAGACCGGGCGACGGCCCGGCGGCGGCTACCGGGTGCTCGCGCGCTACCCGCTCGTCCGCGCCGCCGGTCCGGTCGACCGGGCCGTCGGCGACGCCGCCGCCCGTCCCGGGGTGCCCGCGTGA
- a CDS encoding ABC transporter ATP-binding protein: protein MQAVLQARGLTRRFGDATVLDGVDLDVRAGRMTGFVGANGAGKTTTMRILLGVLAPSAGEVLWDGRPMTAADRRDVGYMPEERGLYPKQRVAEQLVHLGRLHGMAAAAARTSVEQLLGRLDLAGRADDKLESLSLGNQQRVQVAAALVHGPTALVLDEPFSGLDPLAVDAMAGLLREEVARGVPVLFSSHQLDLVERLCDDVVVLAQGRRVAAGTVAELRARGGERVRLEVDPGSSADGGDLGWLRAVPGVRVLDVDGPRALFGVDEPGAEQHVLAEALRRGPVRAFAPDVPPLSEVFREVVR, encoded by the coding sequence GTGCAGGCGGTGCTCCAGGCCAGGGGCCTGACCCGGCGGTTCGGCGACGCGACCGTGCTCGACGGGGTGGACCTCGACGTACGCGCCGGGCGCATGACCGGTTTCGTCGGCGCGAACGGCGCGGGCAAGACGACGACGATGCGGATCCTCCTCGGCGTGCTGGCGCCGAGCGCCGGCGAGGTGCTGTGGGACGGGCGTCCCATGACGGCGGCCGACCGGCGCGACGTCGGCTACATGCCGGAGGAGCGAGGGCTCTACCCGAAGCAGCGGGTGGCCGAGCAGCTCGTCCACCTCGGGCGGCTGCACGGCATGGCGGCCGCGGCCGCCCGGACGTCCGTGGAGCAGCTGCTGGGGCGGCTCGACCTGGCCGGGCGGGCCGACGACAAGCTCGAGAGCCTCTCGCTCGGCAACCAGCAGCGGGTGCAGGTCGCGGCCGCGCTCGTCCACGGCCCGACGGCGCTCGTGCTCGACGAGCCCTTCAGCGGCCTCGACCCGCTCGCGGTCGACGCCATGGCCGGGCTCCTGCGCGAGGAGGTCGCCCGCGGGGTGCCCGTCCTCTTCTCCTCCCACCAGCTCGACCTCGTCGAGCGGTTGTGCGACGACGTCGTCGTCCTCGCGCAGGGCCGTCGCGTCGCCGCCGGGACGGTCGCGGAGCTCCGCGCCCGCGGCGGCGAGCGCGTCCGCCTCGAGGTGGACCCCGGCTCGTCCGCCGACGGCGGCGACCTGGGCTGGCTCCGCGCCGTCCCGGGCGTCCGCGTCCTCGACGTCGACGGCCCCCGGGCGCTCTTCGGCGTCGACGAGCCGGGCGCCGAGCAGCACGTCCTCGCCGAGGCGCTGCGCCGCGGCCCCGTCCGGGCCTTCGCGCCCGACGTGCCGCCCCTGTCCGAGGTCTTCCGGGAGGTCGTCCGATGA
- the smc gene encoding chromosome segregation protein SMC, whose product MHLKTLVMKGFKSFASTTTLRLEPGITCVVGPNGSGKSNVVDALAWVMGEQGAKTLRGGSMQDVIFAGTAGKDGAPGRPPLGRAEVQLTIDNTDGALPLDYTEVTISRTMFRSGGSEYAVNGTPARLLDVQELLSDSGIGREMHVIVGQGQLDAVLQATPEDRRGFVEEAAGVLKHRRRKEKALRKIDAMQANLARLQDLTAEVRRQLGPLGRQAQAARTARTVQLEARDARARLLADDLAQVRAVLDSGAVDDTALRERRAQVEAALAAARQELAEVEAADAAAAPALAAAEEVLPRLQSVREQLRGTADLAAERRRLLGAPAEAPSGPDPAELGAQVERLRAQAAGLDAEVADARAALRAAEAERAGAEEALLAAERRVADLARAAADRREELARLAGSVAARRSRRDAGLAEVGRLQHSLDGARARGRDAEREHAHLETQVADVEEGEEGLDDAHEQAAEALAAVDAALEEAREDERSAERDRSSAAARVEALELGLARKDGSGALLEAGGRLPGVLGPVTELLAVRPGHEAAVAAALRGAAEGVAVESLGVAVDALRLLREDDAGTASLLVAGEEVDGARSPAVAAALAAGTEGTAPVAALDVVTAQPSVRAAVAVLLADVVVVDGLGAARAVLARTADDPAARDLVVVTADGDRLSRTGARGGSSDGAGLLQVQAAADEARAALEDAVARGERARFARQAAAGRREEAADAVAATLERLHESDARLAAVAERLGALGAAARSATAEAERLERSLAAAREGVDRDETQLAELTARHAEAEAAVASGAGGEDDGDEGATAEAAQARREELAAAARAARAAETEARLALRTGEERARGVAGRVEAAERTRRREEEARRRTAEREQVRRRDAAVAAAVEEVARAALERCATALAVATDARAAARAAREERAATSADARRRREELAAELAQLTDEVHRDEVARAQQRLRLEQLEERSLAELGTDATTLVDEMGPHVPVPVVVPDTAPPARAVTDGGEAADGEPPATTDGTDEADEPPVETRPYVRAEQEDRLRKAERALARLGRVNPLALEEFAALEERHAFLVEQLDDLTRSRQDLLAIVAEVDARVQRVFAEAYADVAAAFEHVFSRLFPGGEGRLVLTDPDDMLTTGIDVEARPAGKRVKRLQLLSGGERSLAAVAFLVAIFTARPSPFYVLDEVEAALDDTNLGRLLGVLEELRASSQLLVITHQKRTMEVADALYGVTMRGDGVTTVVSQRLREVAPA is encoded by the coding sequence GTGCACCTCAAGACGCTCGTCATGAAGGGCTTCAAGTCCTTCGCGTCGACGACGACGCTGCGCCTGGAGCCGGGCATCACGTGCGTCGTCGGGCCCAACGGGTCCGGCAAGAGCAACGTCGTCGACGCCCTCGCCTGGGTCATGGGCGAGCAGGGCGCGAAGACGCTGCGCGGCGGCTCGATGCAGGACGTCATCTTCGCGGGCACGGCCGGCAAGGACGGCGCCCCCGGGCGGCCGCCGCTGGGGCGGGCCGAGGTCCAGCTCACCATCGACAACACCGACGGCGCGCTGCCGCTGGACTACACCGAGGTCACCATCTCGCGGACGATGTTCCGCAGCGGCGGCAGCGAGTACGCCGTCAACGGGACTCCTGCCCGGCTGCTCGACGTCCAGGAGCTGCTGTCCGACAGCGGGATCGGCCGGGAGATGCACGTCATCGTCGGGCAGGGGCAGCTCGACGCCGTCCTGCAGGCCACGCCGGAGGACCGGCGCGGCTTCGTCGAGGAGGCGGCCGGCGTCCTCAAGCACCGGCGCCGCAAGGAGAAGGCCCTCCGCAAGATCGACGCGATGCAGGCCAACCTCGCGCGGCTGCAGGACCTCACCGCCGAGGTGCGCCGCCAGCTCGGACCCCTCGGCCGGCAGGCCCAGGCCGCGCGGACCGCGCGCACCGTCCAGCTCGAGGCGCGGGACGCGCGGGCGCGACTGCTCGCCGACGACCTCGCGCAGGTCCGGGCGGTCCTCGACTCGGGCGCCGTCGACGACACCGCCCTGCGGGAGCGGCGCGCCCAGGTCGAGGCCGCGCTCGCCGCGGCCCGGCAGGAGCTGGCCGAGGTCGAGGCCGCCGACGCCGCGGCCGCCCCGGCGCTCGCCGCCGCCGAGGAGGTGCTGCCCCGGCTCCAGTCGGTGCGCGAGCAGCTGCGCGGCACGGCCGACCTCGCCGCCGAGCGACGCCGCCTGCTCGGCGCGCCCGCGGAGGCGCCGTCCGGGCCCGACCCGGCCGAGCTCGGCGCCCAGGTCGAGCGCCTGCGGGCGCAGGCCGCGGGCCTCGACGCCGAGGTGGCCGACGCGCGCGCCGCCCTGCGCGCCGCGGAGGCCGAGCGGGCGGGTGCCGAGGAGGCGCTGCTCGCGGCCGAGCGCCGCGTCGCCGACCTCGCCCGGGCCGCCGCGGACCGCCGCGAGGAGCTGGCCCGCCTCGCCGGCTCCGTCGCCGCACGCCGCAGCCGCCGCGACGCCGGGCTCGCCGAGGTGGGTCGCCTGCAGCACTCCCTCGACGGGGCCCGCGCCCGTGGCCGGGACGCCGAGCGCGAGCACGCGCACCTCGAGACGCAGGTCGCCGACGTCGAGGAGGGCGAGGAGGGCCTCGACGACGCCCACGAGCAGGCCGCCGAGGCGCTGGCCGCCGTCGACGCCGCCCTCGAGGAGGCCCGCGAGGACGAGCGCTCCGCCGAGCGCGACCGCAGCAGCGCCGCCGCCCGCGTCGAGGCGCTGGAGCTGGGCCTCGCCCGCAAGGACGGCTCCGGCGCGCTCCTCGAGGCGGGGGGGCGGCTGCCGGGCGTCCTCGGCCCGGTGACCGAGCTGCTCGCCGTCCGGCCCGGGCACGAGGCCGCCGTCGCCGCGGCCCTGCGCGGGGCCGCCGAGGGCGTGGCCGTCGAGAGCCTCGGCGTCGCCGTCGACGCGCTGCGGCTGCTGCGCGAGGACGACGCCGGCACGGCGTCCCTGCTCGTCGCCGGGGAGGAGGTCGACGGCGCGCGCTCGCCCGCCGTCGCCGCGGCCCTCGCGGCCGGCACCGAGGGGACCGCCCCGGTCGCCGCGCTCGACGTCGTCACCGCGCAGCCGTCGGTCCGGGCGGCCGTGGCCGTGCTGCTGGCGGACGTCGTCGTCGTCGACGGCCTCGGCGCCGCGCGGGCGGTGCTCGCGCGCACCGCGGACGACCCGGCCGCCCGCGACCTCGTCGTCGTCACCGCCGACGGGGACCGGCTCTCGCGCACCGGCGCCCGCGGCGGGTCGTCCGACGGCGCGGGGCTGCTCCAGGTGCAGGCCGCGGCGGACGAGGCCCGGGCGGCGCTCGAGGACGCCGTGGCCCGCGGCGAGCGGGCGCGCTTCGCCCGGCAGGCCGCGGCGGGACGGCGCGAGGAGGCGGCCGACGCCGTCGCCGCGACGCTCGAGCGCCTCCACGAGTCCGACGCCCGCCTCGCGGCCGTGGCCGAGCGGCTGGGCGCCCTCGGCGCCGCCGCGCGCTCCGCGACGGCCGAGGCCGAGCGGCTCGAGCGCTCGCTGGCCGCGGCCCGCGAGGGCGTCGACCGCGACGAGACCCAGCTCGCCGAGCTGACCGCCCGCCACGCGGAGGCCGAGGCGGCCGTCGCGTCCGGCGCCGGGGGCGAGGACGACGGGGACGAGGGGGCCACCGCCGAGGCCGCCCAGGCGCGCCGCGAGGAGCTGGCCGCCGCCGCGCGCGCCGCCCGGGCCGCCGAGACCGAGGCGCGGCTCGCCCTGCGCACGGGCGAGGAGCGCGCGCGGGGCGTCGCCGGCCGCGTCGAGGCCGCCGAGCGCACCCGGCGTCGCGAGGAGGAGGCCCGCCGCCGCACGGCCGAGCGCGAGCAGGTGCGGCGCCGTGACGCCGCCGTGGCCGCGGCCGTCGAGGAGGTCGCCCGCGCGGCCCTCGAGCGCTGCGCGACGGCGCTCGCCGTCGCCACGGACGCGCGCGCCGCGGCCCGTGCGGCCCGCGAGGAGCGGGCGGCCACCTCCGCGGACGCCCGCCGCCGCCGGGAGGAGCTGGCCGCCGAGCTGGCGCAGCTCACCGACGAGGTGCACCGCGACGAGGTGGCCCGGGCCCAGCAGCGGCTGCGCCTGGAGCAGCTCGAGGAGCGCTCGCTCGCCGAGCTCGGCACCGACGCGACGACGCTCGTCGACGAGATGGGCCCCCACGTGCCCGTGCCCGTCGTCGTGCCCGACACCGCGCCGCCCGCCCGTGCCGTGACGGACGGCGGGGAGGCCGCGGACGGGGAGCCCCCCGCCACGACGGACGGGACCGACGAGGCCGACGAGCCCCCGGTCGAGACGCGTCCGTACGTCCGCGCCGAGCAGGAGGACCGCCTCCGCAAGGCCGAGCGGGCGCTCGCCCGGCTCGGACGGGTCAACCCGCTGGCCCTGGAGGAGTTCGCGGCGCTCGAGGAGCGTCACGCCTTCCTCGTCGAGCAGCTCGACGACCTCACGCGCTCGCGGCAGGACCTCCTCGCGATCGTCGCCGAGGTGGACGCCCGCGTGCAGCGGGTCTTCGCCGAGGCCTACGCCGACGTGGCGGCCGCGTTCGAGCACGTCTTCTCCCGGCTCTTCCCCGGCGGCGAGGGGCGGCTCGTGCTCACCGACCCGGACGACATGCTGACGACGGGCATCGACGTCGAGGCCCGTCCCGCCGGGAAGCGCGTCAAGCGCCTGCAGCTGCTGTCGGGCGGCGAGCGCTCGTTGGCCGCCGTCGCCTTCCTCGTGGCCATCTTCACCGCGCGCCCGAGCCCCTTCTACGTCCTCGACGAGGTCGAGGCCGCGCTCGACGACACGAACCTCGGCCGCCTCCTCGGCGTGCTGGAGGAGCTGCGGGCCTCGAGCCAGCTCCTCGTCATCACCCACCAGAAGCGGACGATGGAGGTCGCGGACGCCCTCTACGGCGTGACGATGCGCGGCGACGGCGTGACGACCGTCGTCAGCCAGCGCCTCCGCGAGGTCGCGCCCGCCTGA
- the mutM gene encoding bifunctional DNA-formamidopyrimidine glycosylase/DNA-(apurinic or apyrimidinic site) lyase, with the protein MPELPEVEVVRRGLDAHVVGRTVTDVAVLHPRPVRRHLAGPLDFAGRLAGARVDAAVRRGKYLWLQLDTGDALSAHLGMSGQMLVQDPAAEAERHLRVRLDLDDGTQLRFVDQRMFGGLLVVPLVPTPDGLPAGTSADGPSAPLLPPEVAHVARDPLDPYLDLERLVERVRARRTGVKRALLDQTLLSGVGNIYADEALWRSRLHGARPTDALTRPAVRRLVADVADVMRDALAQGGTSFDALYVNVNGASGYFDRSLAVYGQAGRPCPRCGTAVVREAFMNRSSHRCPRCQPVPRKARW; encoded by the coding sequence GTGCCCGAGCTCCCCGAGGTCGAGGTCGTCCGCCGCGGCCTCGACGCCCACGTCGTCGGGCGCACCGTGACGGACGTCGCCGTCCTCCACCCGCGGCCGGTGCGCCGTCACCTCGCCGGCCCGCTCGACTTCGCCGGGCGCCTCGCCGGCGCCCGCGTGGACGCCGCCGTCCGCCGCGGCAAGTACCTGTGGCTCCAGCTCGACACGGGCGACGCCCTCTCGGCGCACCTCGGCATGAGCGGGCAGATGCTCGTCCAGGACCCGGCCGCCGAGGCCGAGCGCCACCTGCGGGTGCGCCTCGACCTCGACGACGGCACCCAGCTCCGCTTCGTCGACCAGCGCATGTTCGGCGGGCTCCTCGTCGTCCCGCTCGTGCCCACGCCGGACGGCCTCCCCGCGGGGACGTCCGCCGACGGGCCGTCGGCGCCGCTGCTGCCGCCGGAGGTGGCGCACGTGGCCCGCGACCCGCTGGACCCGTACCTCGACCTCGAGCGGCTCGTCGAGCGCGTCCGCGCACGCCGCACCGGGGTCAAGCGGGCGCTGCTGGACCAGACGCTCCTGTCCGGCGTCGGCAACATCTACGCCGACGAGGCGCTGTGGCGGTCGCGGCTGCACGGGGCCCGGCCGACCGACGCGCTCACGCGTCCGGCGGTGCGCCGTCTCGTCGCCGACGTCGCCGACGTCATGCGCGACGCCCTCGCGCAGGGCGGCACGTCCTTCGACGCGCTGTACGTCAACGTCAACGGGGCCAGCGGCTACTTCGACCGTTCTCTCGCCGTCTACGGGCAGGCCGGCCGGCCGTGCCCGCGGTGCGGCACCGCCGTCGTCCGGGAGGCCTTCATGAACCGCTCGTCCCACCGGTGCCCCCGGTGCCAGCCCGTCCCGCGGAAGGCGCGCTGGTGA
- the ftsY gene encoding signal recognition particle-docking protein FtsY yields MELIIGIAVAALVVIGGGALALVRRARGKDVEELPPPRPRPGLDYAPGVGDDAQDPRDSATRTVEQLPPLDAVDASETPLPPADVVAEASGPDLDRPAPAAGRLVRLRERLSRSNTALGQGLLALLSRERVDEATWEEVEDTLLLADLGAGPTEELVERLRERVRVLGTRDADAVRELLAEELLAVVGEDVDRSLAVTPHDGRPAVVLVVGVNGTGKTTTVGKLARVLVAEDKDVLLGAADTFRAAAADQLQTWGERVGVPTVRAPGDSADPASVAFDAVRAGREGEVDVVLLDTAGRLQNKAGLMDELGKVKRVAEKALDGAGGVDEVLLVLDATTGQNGLQQAKVFSEVVQVTGIVLTKLDGTAKGGIVVAVQRQLGVPVKLVGLGEGADDLAPFEPRAFVDALLA; encoded by the coding sequence ATCGAGCTGATCATCGGGATCGCGGTCGCCGCGCTGGTCGTCATCGGCGGCGGCGCCCTCGCCCTCGTGCGCCGGGCGCGCGGCAAGGACGTCGAGGAGCTGCCGCCCCCGCGGCCGCGGCCGGGCCTGGACTACGCGCCCGGCGTCGGCGACGACGCCCAGGACCCGCGCGACAGCGCCACCCGCACCGTCGAGCAGCTCCCCCCGCTCGACGCCGTCGACGCCTCCGAGACGCCGCTGCCGCCGGCCGACGTCGTGGCGGAGGCCTCGGGCCCCGACCTCGACCGCCCGGCCCCCGCGGCCGGCCGCCTCGTCCGCCTCCGCGAGCGGCTCTCCCGCTCCAACACCGCCCTCGGCCAGGGCCTGCTCGCCCTGCTCTCGCGCGAGCGCGTCGACGAGGCGACGTGGGAGGAGGTCGAGGACACCCTCCTGCTCGCCGACCTCGGCGCCGGCCCCACCGAGGAGCTCGTCGAGCGCCTCCGGGAGCGCGTCCGCGTCCTCGGCACCCGCGACGCCGACGCCGTCCGCGAGCTCCTCGCCGAGGAGCTGCTCGCCGTCGTCGGCGAGGACGTCGACCGCTCCCTCGCGGTGACCCCGCACGACGGCCGTCCCGCGGTCGTCCTCGTCGTCGGCGTCAACGGGACGGGCAAGACGACGACCGTCGGCAAGCTCGCCCGCGTGCTGGTCGCCGAGGACAAGGACGTGCTGCTCGGCGCGGCCGACACCTTCCGCGCCGCCGCGGCCGACCAGCTGCAGACGTGGGGCGAGCGCGTCGGCGTCCCGACCGTCCGCGCCCCCGGGGACTCCGCCGACCCGGCCTCGGTGGCCTTCGACGCCGTCCGCGCGGGCCGCGAGGGCGAGGTCGACGTCGTCCTCCTCGACACGGCGGGCCGGCTGCAGAACAAGGCCGGGCTCATGGACGAGCTCGGCAAGGTCAAGCGCGTCGCGGAGAAGGCGCTCGACGGCGCCGGGGGCGTCGACGAGGTCCTCCTCGTCCTCGACGCGACGACCGGCCAGAACGGCCTGCAGCAGGCCAAGGTCTTCTCCGAGGTCGTGCAGGTGACGGGCATCGTCCTCACCAAGCTCGACGGCACCGCCAAGGGCGGGATCGTCGTCGCCGTGCAGCGCCAGCTCGGCGTGCCGGTCAAGCTCGTCGGGCTCGGGGAGGGCGCCGACGACCTGGCGCCCTTCGAGCCCCGCGCCTTCGTCGACGCGCTGCTCGCCTGA
- a CDS encoding response regulator, with protein sequence MSADAGTTRVLLVDDQALVRGGFRMILEVEPDLEVVGEAADGAHGVAEAARLRPDVVLMDVQMPGLDGIAATARVVAAGTGRVVVLTTFDSDEHLFAALRAGASGFLLKNADPDDLVAAVRAVARGHALLAPEVTRRVVERFAAPSGAAFRPELLADLTERERGVLVLLARGLSNAEIAAELFLGEATVKTHVSRVLLKLGVRDRVQAVVLAYESGLVRPGDDGG encoded by the coding sequence GTGAGCGCCGACGCCGGGACCACCCGCGTCCTGCTCGTCGACGACCAGGCGCTCGTGCGCGGCGGCTTCCGGATGATCCTCGAGGTGGAGCCCGACCTCGAGGTCGTCGGCGAGGCCGCCGACGGGGCCCACGGCGTCGCCGAGGCGGCGCGGCTGCGGCCCGATGTCGTCCTCATGGACGTCCAGATGCCCGGCCTCGACGGCATCGCCGCGACGGCCCGGGTCGTCGCCGCGGGCACCGGCCGGGTCGTCGTCCTCACGACCTTCGACAGCGACGAGCACCTGTTCGCCGCCCTGCGCGCCGGCGCCTCCGGCTTCCTCCTCAAGAACGCCGACCCCGACGACCTCGTGGCCGCCGTCCGGGCGGTGGCCCGCGGGCACGCGCTCCTCGCGCCGGAGGTGACGCGCCGGGTCGTGGAGCGCTTCGCGGCGCCGTCCGGCGCGGCCTTCCGGCCCGAGCTGCTGGCCGACCTCACCGAGCGCGAGCGGGGCGTCCTCGTCCTCCTGGCGCGGGGCCTGTCGAACGCCGAGATCGCCGCGGAGCTCTTCCTCGGCGAGGCGACCGTCAAGACGCACGTCTCGCGGGTGCTGCTCAAGCTCGGCGTCCGGGACCGGGTGCAGGCCGTCGTCCTCGCCTACGAGAGCGGCCTCGTCCGCCCCGGCGACGACGGCGGCTGA